A DNA window from Camelina sativa cultivar DH55 chromosome 13, Cs, whole genome shotgun sequence contains the following coding sequences:
- the LOC104736871 gene encoding WAT1-related protein At4g08300 has protein sequence MKGGEKQCGKVDKLKPIIAIISLQFGYAGMYIITMVSFKHGMNHWILATYRHVVATIVIAPFALVLERKIRPKMTWPLFFRILSLGFLEPLLDQNLYYIGMKATSATYSSAFVNALPAITFIMAVIFRIETVNLKKVRSLAKVIGTAITLVGAMVMTLYKGPAIELFKSAHTSLHGGSSSSSSETTDQNWVTGTLAVMGSITSWAGFFILQSFTLKKYPAELSLVMWICGLGTILNTIASVVMVRDLSAWKIGMDSGTLAAVYSGVVCSGMAYYIQSIVIRERGPVFTTSFSPMCMIITAFLGVLVLAEKIHLGSIIGAIFIVFGLYRVVWGKAKDEVISVEEKTGLQELPITNISTKTEGIGGIPIAIDKGVANNT, from the exons ATGAAGGGAGGAGAAAAACAATGTGGGAAAGTGGATAAGTTGAAGCCAATAATAGCAATCATATCACTCCAATTCGGATATGCAGGCATGTACATCATTACCATGGTCTCcttcaagcatggcatgaaccATTGGATCCTTGCTACCTATCGTCACGTCGTCGCCACCATTGTCATTGCTCCTTTTGCCCTCGTTCTCGAGAG GAAAATAAGGCCTAAGATGACATGGCCATTGTTCTTTAGGATTCTTTCCCTCGGATTCCTAGA ACCACTTTTGGACCAGAACTTGTACTACATAGGAATGAAAGCCACGTCAGCTACGTACAGTTCTGCCTTTGTTAATGCACTTCCTGCCATTACTTTTATAATGGCTGTCATTTTCAG GATAGAAACTGTAAACTTGAAGAAGGTACGAAGTCTTGCAAAGGTGATTGGAACAGCAATCACTTTAGTAGGAGCGATGGTGATGACGTTGTACAAAGGTCCAGCCATTGAGCTCTTTAAGAGTGCTCATACCTCTTTACATGGTGGCTCCTCCAGCAGCTCATCCGAGACCACTGACCAGAACTGGGTCACCGGAACCCTAGCGGTTATGGGTAGTATCACCAGTTGGGCAGGTTTCTTCATTTTACAA TCATTCACGTTAAAAAAATATCCTGCGGAATTGTCATTGGTTATGTGGATTTGCGGATTGGGAACAATATTGAACACCATTGCTTCGGTCGTGATGGTGCGTGACTTGAGCGCCTGGAAGATCGGTATGGACTCAGGCACACTTGCCGCGGTTTACTCC GGAGTGGTTTGTTCTGGTATGGCGTATTACATACAAAGCATTGTGATTAGGGAACGAGGCCCGGTTTTTACTACGTCGTTCAGTCCTATGTGCATGATCATCACTGCCTTCCTTGGCGTGCTAGTTTTGGCTGAAAAGATCCACCTTGGAAG TATAATAGGGGCGATTTTCATCGTGTTTGGGCTATATAGGGTCGTGTGGGGAAAAGCTAAGGACGAAGTGATTTCGGTTGAGGAGAAAACAGGATTGCAGGAGCTTCCAATCACCAACATCTCCACAAAGACAGAGGGTATTGGTGGTATTCCCATTGCAATAGACAAAGGTGTGGCTAACAATACCTAA